Proteins from a genomic interval of Colletes latitarsis isolate SP2378_abdomen chromosome 12, iyColLati1, whole genome shotgun sequence:
- the LOC143348752 gene encoding uncharacterized protein LOC143348752: MAVSEELSRSDLEDQLTELTEEFDRLKALTVNLKKMGRAKYSEKLLEEKLTYATQLWRDTRTLYMIVRRMIPAAKRQAYELFKPGYLLSAENEFQEFQNYVTTEIDRIVAEPKPATTEVQPPNMLIELPKQRLPKFGGGPREWEHFEDLLTSGVIRNASLSDVQRLFHLNACLEGPALATISSFEIVGRNFPEAWKTLKEKYGLPRLITGKLLDKLLYLKPIDLNDLASMQQITVDYTETIAALRKRGTPEQLFEWLLAHWAKQHFTPKLELEWQRTLGPSTEYPTFEDVRKFIDHHAQALLSMNEDRREAALASEMKSRAPKLIDTRQKSVASRAMWSHNVVVNSNPVPIPRGPNSDHDGRVRPVRTEVCGFCAGPHQLVQCHNFKVLPARVRSQYVRSRQWCLQCLASSHTVMQCQSSLVCHKCSGRHHSLLHYECTREEASARPLTNNAHGRNQESRVNGQPTRSAKSKPRQKNSASNANLKPASTSHCTALGTGAPRPVVLATARVHVFGKNGATRIARALLDQGSETSFISAGLANDLNLKRIRTPATVSGLGGGQTQAIKYSVNLNLGSQNEAKLVCIGNVYVVPKITTYHTPTASALVYNAFRGLQLADANPAADQTIEILIGADLYAQIIRAGFRRGSINGPIAQDAAFGWVISGPINAAGETRNTIRTLHCTVLESLDYAIQRFWETEEIPVTSVRFKAEEECEALFRKTVRPDATGRFIVRLPLNHSRPDEALGRTLHIALSALTRLRRKLDADSTLDREYSEFLAEYESLSHMTQIEPIDQGRLYIPH, from the coding sequence ATGGCGGTATCAGAGGAACTGTCGCGGTCCGACCTTGAGGATCAACTCACGGAATTAACCGAAGAGTTCGATCGTCTCAAAGCACTGACCGTTAATCTAAAAAAGATGGGTAGAGCCAAGTACTCGGAGAAACTCCTTGAGGAAAAACTCACATACGCCACACAATTATGGCGTGATACCCGAACGTTGTACATGATCGTGCGGAGAATGATTCCCGCCGCGAAAAGACAAGCCTACGAGCTATTTAAGCCGGGCTACCTCCTCAGTGCGGAAAACGAATTCCAGGAATTCCAGAATTACGTTACCACTGAGATCGACCGAATAGTCGCTGAACCAAAACCAGCGACAACGGAAGTACAGCCACCCAACATGCTAATCGAGCTCCCGAAGCAGCGATTGCCGAAATTCGGAGGTGGTCCTCgagaatgggaacatttcgaggatCTTCTCACCTCAGGTGTGATCCGAAACGCATCGCTCTCGGACGTACAGAGATTATTTCATCTGAACGCATGCTTGGAGGGACCGGCTCTCGCGACGATCTCGTCATTTGAAATCGTCGGACGAAATTTCCCGGAAGCCTGGAAAACGTTAAAAGAGAAATACGGCCTTCCACGTCTGATAACCGGGAAACTGCTGGACAAACTGCTGTACTTGAAGCCGATCGATTTAAACGATTTGGCCAGCATGCAGCAAATCACTGTGGATTATACAGAGACGATTGCTGCCCTCCGCAAAAGAGGAACCCCCGAGCAGCTGTTCGAATGGCTGCTCGCTCACTGGGCGAAACAACATTTCACTCCAAAACTGGAGTTGGAATGGCAGAGGACGTTGGGTCCCTCGACCGAGTACCCTACGTTCGAAGACGTTAGGAAATTCATCGACCATCATGCGCAAGCCTTGCTCTCGATGAACGAAGACCGGCGAGAGGCAGCCCTCGCGTCCGAAATGAAGTCTCGAGCACCGAAGCTTATCGACACTCGACAAAAGAGTGTCGCTTCAAGGGCCATGTGGAGTCACAACGTCGTGGTGAATTCCAACCCGGTTCCCATTCCAAGAGGGCCGAATTCGGACCACGACGGACGAGTCAGGCCGGTGCGAACGGAAGTGTGCGGGTTTTGTGCTGGGCCACACCAATTAGTGCAATGCCATAATTTTAAAGTGTTGCCGGCGAGAGTGCGTAGTCAATACGTACGAAGTCGTCAATGGTGTTTGCAGTGCCTAGCTTCCTCACACACCGTAATGCAGTGCCAGAGCTCTCTGGTGTGCCACAAGTGCAGTGGGAGGCACCATTCCCTGCTGCACTACGAATGCACACGAGAAGAAGCCAGTGCGAGGCCGTTAACCAATAACGCACACGGCAGAAACCAGGAAAGTCGTGTAAATGGCCAGCCAACGCGATCGGCCAAATCGAAGCCAAGGCAAAAAAATTCGGCTTCGAATGCTAACTTGAAACCGGCCTCGACGTCacactgtaccgcgctcggtacaGGCGCACCGAGGCCTGTGGTGTTAGCTACGGCACGGGTACACGTGTTTGGAAAGAACGGTGCGACGCGAATCGCTCGCGCACTGTTAGACCAAGGTTCGGAGACGTCCTTTATCTCCGCTGGTCTGGCTAACGACCTCAACCTTAAGCGGATACGAACCCCAGCCACAgtatcgggcttggggggcggtcaAACGCAAGCCATAAAATACAGCGTAAATTTAAACCTCGGTTCGCAGAACGAAGCGAAACTGGTGTGTATTGGAAACGTGTACGTCGTGCCGAAAATCACGACCTACCACACACCGACGGCGAGCGCGCTTGTTTACAATGCGTTCCGAGGATTACAGCTAGCCGACGCAAATCCTGCGGCCGATCAAACGATAGAAATTCTTATCGGCGCGGACCTTTACGCTCAGATAATTCGAGCGGGTTTCCGACGAGGGTCGATCAATGGTCCCATCGCCCAAGATGCAGCGTtcggctgggttatttccggcccGATAAACGCTGCTGGCGAAACCCGGAATACCATAAGAACGCTGCATTGCACTGTTCTCGAATCGCTAGACTACGCAATTCAAAGGTTCTGGGAGACCGAAGAAATCCCCGTGACTTCGGTACGTTTCAAGGCGGAAGAAGAGTGCGAAGCActcttccgaaaaaccgtcAGGCCGGACGCGACCGGAAGGTTCATAGTCCGATTGCCCTTGAATCACTCGaggccggacgaagcgttaggacgcACGCTCCACATAGCGCTGTCCGCTTTAACAAGGCTGCGACGTAAACTCGACGCGGATTCGACCCTCGACAGAGAATACTCTGAGTTCCTTGCGGAGTACGAATCATTAAGTCACATGACTCAGATTGAGCCTATTGACCAAGGACGATTGTACATTCCGCAttga